One window from the genome of Rhea pennata isolate bPtePen1 chromosome 16, bPtePen1.pri, whole genome shotgun sequence encodes:
- the NPBWR2 gene encoding neuropeptides B/W receptor type 2 codes for MGNTSLWDDGNSTCSNVGNSCYLDSTMKPSFTFQEQAPDFYVILPVIYSVICAVGLTGNTAVIYVILKAPKMKTVTNMFILNLAIADDLFTLVLPINIAEHLLHYWPFGEVLCKVILSIDHYNIFSSIYFLTVMSIDRYLVVLATVRSKRMPHRTYRAARIVSLCIWVLVTIIVLPFIIFANVYIDDLKIKSCGLNFPKPERFWFKASRIYTLILGFAIPVSTICILYTMMLYKLRNMHLNTNAKALDKAKKKVTIMVFIVLAVCLFCWTPFHLATIVALTTDLPQTSMVIGISYFITSLSYANSCLNPFLYAFLDDNFRKSFRKMLECRTS; via the coding sequence ATGGGAAACACCTCTCTGTGGGATGATGGGAACAGTACCTGCAGCAATGTAGGCAACAGCTGCTATCTGGACAGCACCATGAAGCCCAGCTTCACCTTCCAAGAACAGGCACCCGATTTCTATGTCATCCTCCCTGTGATTTACTCCGTGATCTGTGCAGTTGGGCTCACAGGCAATACTGCTGTCATCTATGTCATCCTCAAGGCCCCCAAGATGAAGACTGTGACAAACATGTTCATCCTGAATCTTGCTATAGCTGATGACTTGTTCACGCTTGTCTTGCCCATTAATATTGCTGAACACCTCCTTCACTACTGGCCCTTTGGAGAAGTCCTCTGCAAGGTCATCTTGTCCATAGACCACTACAACATCTTCTCCAGCATTTATTTCCTAACAGTGATGAGCATAGACAGGTATCTGGTAGTACTGGCTACAGTCAGGTCCAAGAGGATGCCACATCGCACATACCGAGCAGCCAGGATTGTCAGTTTGTGCATCTGGGTCCTAGTCACCATCATAGTTCTCCCTTTCATCATCTTTGCCAATGTCTACATAGATGACCTGAAGATCAAGAGTTGTGGTCTAAATTTCCCCAAGCCTGAAAGGTTTTGGTTCAAAGCCAGCAGGATCTATACCCTCATCCTTGGCTTTGCCATTCCAGTATCCACCATCTGCATCCTTTATACCATGATGCTCTACAAGCTAAGGAACATGCACTTGAATACTAATGCTAAAGCCCTGGACAAAGCCAAGAAGAAAGTCACCATCATGGTCTTCATCGTCCTGGCTGTCTGCCTCTTCTGTTGGACCCCCTTTCACTTGGCCACCATTGTGGCTTTGACCACTGACTTACCCCAGACCTCCATGGTCATTGGTATATCCTACTTCATTACAAGTCTAAGCTATGCCAATTCATGCCTGAATCCTTTCTTGTATGCTTTCCTCGATGACAACTTTCGAAAAAGTTTCCGAAAGATGCTGGAATGCAGAACTTCATAA